The following nucleotide sequence is from Solea senegalensis isolate Sse05_10M linkage group LG19, IFAPA_SoseM_1, whole genome shotgun sequence.
GCGTTGATTTCCTTCCGGTGAATGCAATTATTCCTTTGTGGGTGACAAATCATATTCCATCACATCATTTAATTTGGTgtcatattgtattgtatttaggGATGAACGATGTGACTGGTACAATATcagtattggcagatattgTCTTTGAAATGTATCTCCAAACACGCCAAGATCAGCCGATATGATAAATGACTCAAATAaagctgttatttttttatgctTATTTATGTCTGCACAATGAATGAACaacatgtgaaacaaatgtgattTCACTAAAGAAGAGACTAAATCGCCTGTGCAGTTGGCAAAAGGACAGACGTGTATATCGGTATCGGTTATCGTCCCAAGCACTCCAGGTATatcagcaaaaagtccaatatcgtgtATACCTAATTGTATTGTATCAAATAGTGGGCCCTTTTGCACAGCAATCATTTTGATCATGTCCATGATCATGTTGATGTTGGCTTGATTCAGGAGGAAGCtgaatggaactcagccatcattcatttaaagctgctacAGTATATTTTAGAAATGTATGATGTTAAGTGACCATGATGTGTCGTTAGCGAGTGAGGAAATGTTAAactaatttatgttttttgtttgtaagCGTCAATAATACTGAACATGAAAAGCCTCACTACCCTTCTCACAAAGTCTTGAGGAAGTTGATGACAGACCGCGACAGACATGCTGGTGTAGATACTATTGTCCCAGACGGGGAACAATCACATCAGGAGAGGATGTGACAGACTAGAGAAATCTTTCAATAGTGGAGGGCATCAATACTCCTTTGAATCTGCAGCTTGTTGGAAATTATCAAGAAGGAAAAGACAATTTCAGGCAAGATTACAATACTCTCTCCCCACTGCACCTCTTTTCTTTGATGGTGTTTAACTAATGATACTATAAAATGTCCTCCATGATTGTTGCCATGTGATCTCCCCTCAACATGTGCTCCACTGCTGAGCAAATGcagaaacactttcattttaaatgtccacCTATTCTGAAGTTGACTAAATGTATACCCATCTATTCAATCTCCCTCCACACACCTGATGCCGAGTCATTTAAAGCCTGAGGTGAGGATACTGcactaaataaaacactggAGTATGTGGATGtgttgtgcatgaacacagtgtaagGCTGGGTAAAAATGCAGCTTCCCATTTAgaacttatttttaaatgaataaacttATTTGAACCACACTCCTGCTATGTTGTGAATTTGGATTGCAGTAACATTGCAAAACACTGAGCGTCGCTGTTGtacatgttttacataattacCTTTAATCatttacacctgtgtgtgtgatcggtCAAATTTACAAATAATGCTACTGAAGACAAATATAAATTGTATGGACATAGTAGCCAATGAAATACTTGcgtttaaagaaataataatagtcaAATTAAGTATGAAATATGATCCTTGTGCTTTGATGGCCAAGatattattattgaatattaTTGATAGCGTGGTCTGTAATATTGCATTGGGATTATTAAGGATGTAAGTGCTCCTTAATTaagtgctctttttcatttttaaaaaaaaaacaaaaaaacaacaaaaaacatttataaactgtgtatatatacgtatactgttcacttaactttttaaaattgtgtatgcttgttatgcaccaatgacaccagaacaaattgtatgtgcaaatcgtacttggcaataaagctcttctgattctgattctgatcaaaCAACACTCATATAATTGGGCTTCTTTTATCAAACAAATTCAGTACATGTCTAGGTGCGTAGTCAAATACATTACCATATTTTGgcgtatttttttattttacatttctcacTTGTAACTTAACGATACAGGAACTGCATCatgtttttcatcttatttttgAGACAGTTTAAGGGAGCGGGGTAGATCCTAGCCCACTTAGGCATCTCGCGAAGTAGGCGAGTCACCACTATGGACAGACCTGTACCCCTTCAAAAATTGAAACGTACTTTGACGCAGACTCAGGCGTCACCCTGAATCGTTATTTTCCTTACTCATCAGTTTAAGGCATATCGCTAAGACGCCCGAAGCACTATATTGAGACAATGTCCAGGTCTTGTCTGTTACGGTGTCACTGTCGGTTCAGTTTATTTAAGTCTCTAACAGCTTGCTTCCGTGCGTATTGGATATTTGTACGTACGACATTTGTACGTAGATATACATTGTTACATTGTAGTGTATATAACTTAGGTTGCCAAACCTTTGTATTTGTGGACATGATTTGGCGCAAAGGCTCATGGGTACCGAGGTAATTCGACAGGAGTAATCGATGATAGatcatttatttgtaattataCAGCAGCTACACATTTGACAGTGCTGTTTGTATTTCTTATATATTCTTGTTTTGAACCAAGTTATGTTAACAATAGAAAAGGAAATGTTTAGAAAGGTTACCGGTTGCAGACAGGACTGAATAGTCATTCGCATGGTGGTCCACAGCGGCTTCCGTAGGGACACATGAAGTTTCCCTGTACGCATGCGCTGTGTGGCAGTGTGAGAAAATGGCAGACGTTTCTTTGGATGAAGTGATACGACGACGCGGTATAAACCTCAAGGCTCCAGTTAAACGGTATGAAAACCACCACTGCACCATTCTATCTTCGGTTATTTAGGAGTCGACGCATGGGCTCGTGTTTTAAAAGCATTACCAAGACTAAGTTATGTTCGTAGCTAAATGGTTTGCTAACATTAGCCTGTTACAGCCAGTAGCAGCTCCGTCGCAAATGCTAAGCTAAGTAGCTGATATTTTATCTAGGCCTCTAAATATGAAGTAAATTTTGAGTGTGAAAATTCATCTACATTCCGTATTTTGACCCAGAAAGTTTCATTAGTGAGATAGCACTTCAACTTTGCTTTAAGTTTGCTCATGCGTGTGCCCCCACATATCGAAGCGAGCTagtaagttaaaaataaaattgttgcATTCAAACATGGTTAAAATGTAGTGCCTGGAACTGAAGCATGCTAACATGCTCTATAGTGCTTGTCCCATGCCATGCTACTTTTAATGTCTCTTTGTTAGtgtggaattattattattattattattatgttagaGCTTAATACGCTTGATGTATTCACATATATACGGAACGTACGTTGAAACCACTCGGTGTTTCTAAAATGGACCTTCGTGTTACCTTTTGTTGCAgctgtaatgtaaataaagttgtctgtgAGCCATGATATTTATAAATGGTGCAAAATTGCTTCGTAAACACAATCCCAATTTGATATGTTTGAACAAAGGTTTtattgggttttattttttcagaccCATGTTTGGACGGGGTGCAGGAATCACTGGCAAGAGTTTCGATGCTCGTCAGAAGATTGGGGTTAATGACGTCAGACAGCGTCTTGGAGGAGGAACAGGTGAGGGTCCACTATTTGTTACTTAAATGGTATgctcatttgtgttttacatttaactgtGCTGGTAGAGCTTTGTTCTTTGGGATTAAATTTGAGTTTGTTATGATCACTCATCGCCCTTCTTAGGTTTTCAAGTGAAAGATGCCAGAGAAAAGCTGGGACTGAAAGATGCTCGCTTCAAAATTCGTGGCaggggaggagctggaggagtgCAGGATGCCCGGCAGATGATCAACTCTCGCAAACAGGGGCAGAATCCATTCAGTGTCCCTGCACAGACAACACAAAGTACAGCAGTAATGCACAAACTACAGAGCCCGGCACTTGTGccacaaatacagatacacacCAACAGTCCTCCTGGTGGTCTTAACACAAGGCACTTTGGTCCTAAtgtccatcacacacactcacactcagtaCAAGCACTGAGTGTGAGGGGGAGTGCACCCCCACATTTGAGCAATAATAAGAAAATGATGGATGCTCGTGATAGGCTTAGCCTCAAGAGGAGTATTGGAGGGACACCAGCTGCTGCTTCCCCACCTTTGAAAATAACCAAGACTATTCAGGtgagtttctgttgttttcatagTTAAATATTAGTGATATAACTTACTTGTTTTTGTATCTATTAAGTTGTGTGAACATATGGACATGTTTGCTAATGTATGATGTCTCCTTTCACAGCAACGTCCATTAGGAACACCAGGTGGCATACGTGCAGCCCCACAGGTAGAGCCCTTTTTCATGATATGTTTAAACAGGAAATATTgtatgtttccaccaagtgatACAGGGCTGTTCAGATTGCCATGGTATGTTTGGAAAGGTAAACCTTGACATGGCTTGTGTTTCCACGGTGATGTGTAATTGCTGGATTGCTGTTGCTGCATCAGTTATGGATCTAGCATGACATCTTTCCAGTGTAGTCGGCCAATACATTGAACAATGAAGAATGCGACACAGTATACACTGCTGCATGCTGtcattatttgttaaaaaaggaACACAACCTGTCAGAAGTCATCTCTCAGTGCACAATGCACTGTATATTtagaagcagtgtgtttttgttttttccaattaCATTACTGTTGTTGCTCAGAGTGAAGATTCTCTGGTGACCTTGAACAAACTGTACTTGACCAGTTACTAGGACCATGTGCTTTGTACACTACCAGAAGGTTGTAAAAAGGTGGGATTGTGTAGAAATGTTAAATTTGTCCCCCTCACACAACTTGAAAAACTTGTCATGTACTGAATACAACCGCTTGGTAAAAGTGGTTGTATTCAGACTTTAGATTAGCTCCAAGTTTTAGAAGAATGTCCTTTCATAAGATGGCaatatctttttttcttaagGATTGATTTGTAGAACATGATATTAATTATAATGTTTTGACTCCCTTAGCCTGTCTCAAATGAGCCTGAtggtaaacaaataaagattaCTACTGCAAACAATATGCTACAGTCAAGGGTAAGAAATGCTTTATTACAGCTGACCTGTAGAGGTCAATACATACTTGCACTATTACATATCAGGCATTGCACCTAAAACTTTCTTTCTCCCCTTTCTTTTATACAGCCCAGTACAGTAGGCTCCACATTTTCCATGTCAGCCCCTATCACCAAGGTGGTGAAAAATGATGCCTACATGGCTCCACGTCCTCCTGTACCTGTGGCTCCCACTCGGCCCAATAGCAACATGGCTGCCACCCGGTCCTCAGCTCCAGCCTTCCAGCCAGTCTCTAGGAGCCTCCAGCAAAGTACAGCAGAATCCAGCACCACAGTGCCTACTCCACCTCAGGTAAAGCACACTTTCCTGTGCAGCTtgtctttactttgttattttgtgttactATTACATTGTCTAAACAAAACCCAAACCAAATCACGTGgccaaagagagggaaagaacaAGTTGTCCATGAACGCTTAAGTTGCAAGCCAGGAACTTAATTCCCATTAAAGATGATTACAATACTTAATTACATAATGatttgaaattatacatgtttcACCTGTAACTTTTGCCAACAAATCGCATGAACTTGACAGTTGTGAGTATGATCATTCAATGCTGTTCTTAATCCTCCTCTGCCTGGAGAAAAAAATTCATGTTGGGTGTTAAAAATGTCAGCATCATGTTGtattgaagaaaacctgaatctactgattgagaccattaatgCCTCAGGAAAATGCTtgctgacattataaatcaagttgtAAGTAGGCTCATTCCCTGGTGGTTATTTAGTATATTTTTAGATCCTGTTTCGCTTCAAATGAGAAACTGGAAGAATTacactttttatatacagtttatggTTTGGATGCagcagagggttttttttttctgttggatGATAAAGGGAAATAAAGTTGAGGTGAGGGTGCAACAAAGTGggcaagaggaaaaaagaagctCCCGGGTTGTTGCATAGTGTGTATATCTAT
It contains:
- the poldip3 gene encoding polymerase delta-interacting protein 3, with the translated sequence MADVSLDEVIRRRGINLKAPVKRPMFGRGAGITGKSFDARQKIGVNDVRQRLGGGTGFQVKDAREKLGLKDARFKIRGRGGAGGVQDARQMINSRKQGQNPFSVPAQTTQSTAVMHKLQSPALVPQIQIHTNSPPGGLNTRHFGPNVHHTHSHSVQALSVRGSAPPHLSNNKKMMDARDRLSLKRSIGGTPAAASPPLKITKTIQQRPLGTPGGIRAAPQPVSNEPDGKQIKITTANNMLQSRPSTVGSTFSMSAPITKVVKNDAYMAPRPPVPVAPTRPNSNMAATRSSAPAFQPVSRSLQQSTAESSTTVPTPPQPAFSPLEGTKITVNNLHPRVTEEDIVELFCVCGALKRARLVKVGVAEVVFVRKEDAVSAYRKYNNRCLDGQPMKCNLHIQGNVITSDQPILLRLSDTPGTGSSTKKEGLPPSLSRPAGQRASSQPTPEVDPQTILKALFNSTAQSSSTTEPTSSQAATAFRIKI